From the genome of Anopheles moucheti chromosome 3, idAnoMoucSN_F20_07, whole genome shotgun sequence, one region includes:
- the LOC128302760 gene encoding uncharacterized protein LOC128302760, whose translation MLRQYFTLEGTGVAAYNDNVPALQEVSRANQLLKNTTEKRDGRYTTGLLWAEDEVCFPDSLPMAKRRLLALERKLEKDEHLQKEVYDQVQMYIEKGFEHEATNEELVEAPRDRTKTCGDIEKMFHQVRIRQQDTRQRFLFRLNRNDPPKTYLMDVATFGATCSPCSAQYVMHLNADQHKETYPEASAAIKLKTYMDDYFDSCDTVEEANMRAKQVQFIHSQAGFNMRNWLSNVRKALEGLQGFGRSQTKSIEIGQREPFPRVLGLIWDTTTDTIKFATKWQPDLKPYATGERRPTKRIVLRIVISLFDPLGLKSPALIHGRIIMQDLWRSGIDWDAELSDPEFRKWQRRVGLLPGLQELSIPRWFFLNAASIDYSNIQLHVFTDASELGYGCAAYLRMVSGTNIHCSLVMARSKVAPLKHLSIPRLELEAALLGARLMNTVSESLEFQIVQKYIHTDSEVVLSWIRSPTREFKQFVACRVGEILTLTELNHWRHVPSKENPADCLTKWCKETAILQNGMWLHGPQFLYQPETAWPPQKFIQPTTEEQRGYVMVHVAVDDNRINLDAERFSKWRVLVRTIAILQRFVTNCKRKAEGRSLLTLKPTKLQQRCIKKHIPAVQTPLSSEEYERAETLIWRFTQEEAYPSEVRKLRDDLGKEPHAPGELERCSPLYALTPYADEHGVLRVSSRICRAKQIEYNTRYPIILPEKHSITLLLVKDYHHRFRHANRETVVNELRQRFHIKHLRSCVSSVMKKC comes from the exons ATGCTTCGTCAGTATTTCACACTGGAAGGCACAGGTGTGGCCGCATACAATGATAACGTTCCTGCATTGCAAGAGGTGTCGAGGGCAAACCAGCTCCTTAAAAATACGACGGAAAAGCGTGACGGGCGGTATACTACCGGGTTGCTGTGGGCGGAAGATGAGGTGTGTTTTCCAGACAGCCTTCCGATGGCTAAAAGACGATTGCTGGCTTTAGAGCGTAAGCTGGAGAAAGATGAGCATCTGCAAAAAGAAGTATACGATCAGGTACAGATGTACATAGAGAAGGGTTTCGAACATGAAGCCACCAACGAAGAGTTAGTAGAAGCTCCTCGAGATCGA ACAAAGACGTGTGGTGACATAGagaaaatgtttcaccaaGTGCGGATACGGCAACAGGATACGCGCCAGCGCTTCCTTTTTCGACTTAATCGAAATGATCCGCCCAAAACATATTTGATGGATGTAGCAACATTCGGAGCAACCTGTTCACCGTGCTCAGCCCAGTACGTAATGCACCTGAATGCCGATCAGCATAAGGAGACATATCCAGAAGCTTCAGCTGCGATCAAGCTGAAAACTTACATGGATGACTATTTTGATAGTTGTGATACGGTTGAAGAAGCCAACATGAGAGCCAAACAGGTGCAATTCATCCATAGTCAGGCAGGGTTTAACATGCGCAACTGGCTGAGCAATGTAAGAAAAGCACTGGAAGGGTTGCAAGGGTTTGGTAGAAGCCAAACCAAATCAATCGAAATTGGCCAGAGAGAACCGTTTCCGAGGGTACTAGGCCTAATTTGGGACACGACGACGGATACTATAAAGTTTGCTACTAAGTGGCAACCTGACTTAAAACCATACGCAACAGGAGAACGGAGGCCGACGAAGCGCATAGTGCTACGAATAGTTATTAGCCTATTCGATCCTCTAGGACTCAAATCTCCAGCATTAATTCATGGCCGTATCATCATGCAGGATTTGTGGCGATCCGGTATAGATTGGGACGCGGAGCTAAGTGATCCAGAGTTCCGGAAGTGGCAACGACGGGTCGGCCTGTTACCCGGTTTACAAGAGTTGAGCATTCCACGATGGTTCTTCCTGAATGCTGCTTCGATTGACTACAGCAACATCCAGCTCCATGTGTTCACCGATGCCAGTGAGCTTGGATACGGTTGCGCGGCTTATTTACGTATGGTGTCGGGTACGAATATTCATTGTAGTTTGGTAATGGCACGAAGTAAAGTGGCACCCCTAAAGCATCTCTCCATCCCGCGCCTAGAGCTGGAAGCGGCTTTACTGGGGGCAAGGCTAATGAACACCGTGAGTGAGAGCTTGGAATTCCAAATCGTCCAAAAATATATCCACACTGACTCTGAAGTGGTGCTGTCCTGGATACGCTCTCCTACAAGGGAATTTAAGCAATTTGTAGCATGCCGCGTAGGGGAAATACTCACGTTAACGGAGCTTAATCACTGGAGACACGTCCCGTCTAAAGAAAATCCAGCCGACTGCCTTACCAAATGGTGCAAGGAAACAGCCATTCTACAAAACGGGATGTGGTTACATGGTCCACAATTTTTGTACCAGCCTGAAACAGCGTGGCCCCCGCAGAAATTCATCCAACCTACAACGGAAGAACAGCGTGGATATGTGATGGTACACGTGGCGGTCGACGATAACCGTATTAACTTGGATGCAGAGCGTTTTTCTAAATGGAGAGTTCTTGTGCGCACGATAGCCATTCTACAGCGTTTTGTGACGAACTGCAAAAGGAAAGCTGAAGGACGGTCGTTGTTAACGCTCAAGCCGACCAAGCTACAGCAACGATGTATcaagaaacacattcctgccGTGCAGACGCCTTTGAGTTCCGAAGAATACGAACGGGCTGAAACCCTGATTTGGCGATTTACGCAAGAGGAAGCTTACCCCTCAGAAGTGCGCAAACTGAGAGACGATCTTGGAAAGGAACCACATGCGCCAGGAGAGCTGGAAAGATGTAGTCCTCTGTACGCTCTCACGCCATATGCGGATGAACACGGTGTTTTGCGTGTGAGTAGTCGAATATgccgagcaaaacaaatagagtACAATACACGGTATCCGATCATACTCCCAGAAAAGCATTCTATAACGCTGCTCCTTGTAAAGGATTATCATCATCGGTTCAGGCACGCCAATCGTGAAACCGTAGTGAACGAGCTAAGACAGCGGTTCCACATAAAGCACCTGCGCTCATGTGTGTCGAGCGTGATGAAGAAATGCTAG